In Arachis hypogaea cultivar Tifrunner chromosome 7, arahy.Tifrunner.gnm2.J5K5, whole genome shotgun sequence, the genomic window GTTGGTGGGGAGTTATAGTAACCACCACCTGAGGGTGGGTTTGATGGTGCATCTGGAGTTAAAGGCGTTGGAGTAGAAGGTTCCTGTGGTGGTGATCCATAGTATCCACCACCTCCGGAGGGAGGGTTTGATGGTGCATCTGGAGTTAAGGGTGTTGGAGTAGAAGGTTCTTGTGGTGGTGATCCATAGTAACCACCACCACTTGAGGGAGGGCTTGACGGTGCATCTGGAGATAAGGGTGTTTCTGGAGTAGTGGGTGTTGTTGGAGAAGGTTCATCAGGTGGTGATCCATAGTAGCCACCACCTCCTGAGGGAGGGTTTGATGGTGCATCTGGAGATAAGGGTGTTTCTGGAGTAGCGGGTGTTGTTGGAGATGATCCTTCAGGTGGTGATCCACAATTGCCACCTGAGGGTGGTGATGGCGTTGGATTATAACTTCCACTACCACTACCTGAGGGTGGTGATGGGGTTGGATTGTAGCTTCCACCACCACCTGAGGGCGGTGAAGGGGTTGGATTGTAGCTTCCACCACCACCTGAGGGTGGTGATGGGGTTGGATTGTAGCTTCCACCACCACCTGAGGGAGGGCTTGATGGTGTGTCTGGAGTTGAGGGTGTTGATGGAGAAGGTTCATCAGGTGGTGATCCATAGTAGCCACCACCTCCTGAGGGAGGGTTTGATGGTGTTGTTGGAGATGATCCCTCTGGTGGTGATCCACAATTGCCACCTGAGGGTGGTGATGGGGTTGGATTATAACTTCCACTTCCGCTTCCACTATCAGAGGGTGGTGAAGGGCTTGGGCTGCAGCTTCCACCACCTGAGGGTGATGAGGGGCTTGGATTGTAGCTTCCACCACCTGAAGGTGGTGATGGGGTTGGATTGTAGCTTCCACCACCCCCGGAGCTTCCACTACCTCCATGAGAGGGTGTTGAGCTTCCACATCCAGAGCTATGATGATGAGAATGGTGACCATGGTGTGAGCCTTCAAAAGAAACAGAAAACATGAGCCTTcatgaaaaagaaatgaaaaacatAGTATGCATGCTATTAGGCGAGAGTTAGATATAAATTGCTTCATGTTAGCCTATGATCCTATAAATATATATACTACTTTGCGTGAATAATGATGTATAATAGATATTTAAGTTAGAGAAATTACATAGAGAGGTGGATACACCCTTTTTGGGAGCCTTATTGTGGCCTTCAACAGTGGTGGATATTACAGGAATGACAAGGTGCTGAGAAAGCAAAGCCAGCAATGTTAACATGGTAAGTAAACCATGATAACTTCTTTTTCTCTCCATTATCACTGACTGCCAAGATGGAACACTCTAGCTTAGAGATTTTGAAATGCTTTGGAGATGGAGAGGGGAGTGGACAGCACATATAAACAAGTTCAGAGAAGGAAGTAAATATTAGCAGGTGAGATTGGTTTGCGGGTTAGTTGATCTTTTGCAGGGTGCATTTACTACACTATTTACTACTTCATGCCATAATGCATATATTTCCAAAATTTCCAAAATTTACTTAGAAACAGATGATTAATTAAGTTTAACATAAACCTAtactctctctctgtctctctcttaaGTCCTATTTCTCTCCTGTTGATCTCTAACACTGGATTCGGATTGTGTGCAAAAATTGTTCATTTGCTTTTTCTAGATAACTTTGATGCTCCAATGGGATAAATCATGAAACTAATTGCAGGTATCCTCCATTTACTTTGATtactcaattttattattatgaaaGTTGAGTTAAAagtccaaaaaagaaaaaggaaagaaagaaagttaatctatttttgaattgattgaaaaacatggaatataattgaataaattaCGCTCATGATCTGATGTTATGTGATATTACACACTAATACTCAGTGTCATGTTTATAAAGGAAGTGCAACATTTCTCAAGAGTAACCCCACAAAAAATGTTCTTTAAAGATTTAGTTGCTGAAAGAAATACCCTCCAGAGATTTAAAAGACAAAAATATCCTCAAAAGTTTTAAAGCCGTGACAAAAGTGTCCTGACATAAAGTAAGTATGTATCTGTTTTTACTTTGCGTCGAGACACTTTGTcacgttttttaaatttttaggataTCTTTGTTGTTTTCATTTTTGAGGGGtatttttgttaacaactaaatttttggaggatatttttaataatatactcTCTCATAAAATATAAGGGTGTCAGCTACCTTATAACCTAAATATCAGGGAGGTTAGTGTACTATTTATAATTGGGAGTGTCATATGTAATTTTGCCTAACCACATGAAATGAcagtataatttatttaaattttgcttggGCTTTAAAACAAGATGAAATGGATTGGTATTTGATGAAGCTCATTCCATTCCATTTTATTCAATAATCTTATCTTTTAGACCTCTAATTTGACTGAAATGGGAGGCAATTGGTTGAATCAACTTAAAATGGTTATACCATTCCATCTTTTGTTGTATCTTCAGACAATGAGATGAAAACTTCTCTTcaaatcagtttttttttttttttttttgatatgaaaaacaataaaatgcttGGTGTTGCATACTCTTTCTGACTCAATTAAATTAGGGTGCCCTCTTAAACATGATTTCAGAGACTTGGCATCTTAATCTCCCAACCCTACATTTATGGGAATTGATGGAGACATGTCCCAGAAACGATTTGTCAATGGCCATAAATGATCTTCTCAGAAATTGCTTGCTTGATCAACATAAGATCTATATGCATTGCACCCTGCATTTATATATTAGATATGTCAAAGTTCATAGTATCAAGGTTATTAAATTCAAGAGTTCATCTGAACTCATAGTTTAAGTATATTTGAATAGTAAAACACACCCATAAGCTCTATTTAGAGATCTAAACTTGTAAATTAGCAAGGGTAGTATAATGTGGAAGCTTGGTGTAATCAAAaccgataattttttttttgtttatttattctgTTGAcccctatagtttcgcgaaatttttaattaggtctctatactttttttccttttgattgaatccttgcaccaatttgtttttttaattgggtccctacactttttttcctttttatttgggtccttgcaccaattttttttgttttaggtaGGTCTGTAtataattaagccaattactactaagagggacctaattgaaaaaaaaattggtacaaggacccaattaaaaggaaaaaaagtatagggatctaattgaaaattttgcaaaactatagggaccaacagagtaattaaaccttttttttttatatagtatcCCCCAATCCGACAGGTTAATAACTAATCAACTGCAGATCAGAACTCTATTTAAGGGTCTGCAGCTGGACAAGGAGTTGCTGCATACACAATGCAGGATTTGAATTCCCTGACATATCAATTTGATTTGCCAATTTGCATCCTAcgtgttctttttcttctttttatatctatttttctcACCTTGGAACTTCTGGTTTAGAAAGAAGGCCTTCCAAAGATTAATATGTATTATTTTCTGTTTAGGTCACACAACTAGTAATCTTATTCACTCAAATCTAGTTTTTCCCCTTAATATCTTaatcttataattaaaattttttgatatcaTTATTCAAGACAATTTTAGCATGCAAATTCAAATACTTAATTAGCTATCAGTTCTTTCTAATAAGCACATGAGATCAATATTAAGATAAGGCAATTCAAGGTGGGAAAAAgctacaagaaaaaagggaccCAAATATCTGAAGTTACAATTGTGAGGGAGTTATTACTGTGACAGAGGGTAGTTGAGGCTGAACAATAATGTTGCTATGGTAGTGAATGTGGAttgctttatttttcttttcccttaaaGGATTATGAAGTGTCATC contains:
- the LOC112702029 gene encoding uncharacterized protein isoform X1 produces the protein MERKRSYHGLLTMLTLLALLSQHLVIPVISTTVEGHNKAPKKGVSTSLCSHHGHHSHHHSSGCGSSTPSHGGSGSSGGGGSYNPTPSPPSGGGSYNPSPSSPSGGGSCSPSPSPPSDSGSGSGSYNPTPSPPSGGNCGSPPEGSSPTTPSNPPSGGGGYYGSPPDEPSPSTPSTPDTPSSPPSGGGGSYNPTPSPPSGGGGSYNPTPSPPSGGGGSYNPTPSPPSGSGSGSYNPTPSPPSGGNCGSPPEGSSPTTPATPETPLSPDAPSNPPSGGGGYYGSPPDEPSPTTPTTPETPLSPDAPSSPPSSGGGYYGSPPQEPSTPTPLTPDAPSNPPSGGGGYYGSPPQEPSTPTPLTPDAPSNPPSGGGYYNSPPTYGGSPPTYGGNSPPTPIDPGTNPTPPYIPAPSPFTGTCNYWRTHPGIIWGLLGWWGSLGNAFGVTSMPGLGTGLSLPQALSNTRTDGFGALYREGTASFLNSLVNNKFPYTTAQVRDRFAASLISNKAAEAQANLFRMANEGKMKPRT
- the LOC112702029 gene encoding uncharacterized protein isoform X2 → MERKRSYHGLLTMLTLLALLSQHLVIPVISTTVEGHNKAPKKGVSTSLCSHHGHHSHHHSSGCGSSTPSHGGSGSSGGGGSYNPTPSPPSGGGSYNPSPSSPSGGGSCSPSPSPPSDSGSGSGSYNPTPSPPSGGNCGSPPEGSSPTTPSNPPSGGGGYYGSPPDEPSPSTPSTPDTPSSPPSGGGGSYNPTPSPPSGGGGSYNPTPSPPSGSGSGSYNPTPSPPSGGNCGSPPEGSSPTTPATPETPLSPDAPSNPPSGGGGYYGSPPDEPSPTTPTTPETPLSPDAPSSPPSSGGGYYGSPPQEPSTPTPLTPDAPSNPPSGGGGYYGSPPQEPSTPTPLTPDAPSNPPSGGGYYNSPPTYGGSPPTYGGNSPPTPIDPGTNPTPPYIPAPSPFTGTCNYWRTHPGIIWGLLGWWGSLGNAFGVTSMPGLGTGLSLPQALSNTRTDGFGALYREGTASFLNSLVNNKFPYTTAQVRDRFAASLISNKAAEAQANLFRMANEGKMKPRT